Genomic DNA from Macadamia integrifolia cultivar HAES 741 chromosome 6, SCU_Mint_v3, whole genome shotgun sequence:
AACAATTTGGGTAGTCATCTGGCAGCCCCTTCTATGTGAAAAATCAACATCtggtagaaagaaagaagagcaaATAAATCTTAAGCCTAACAAACACGAGCAATGTAAGAAAGTCTACACCTCCAGGCACCATTATATCCCCGACTCACTTTCATGGTATAATATGTTCAGTTGTCAATCTAATAGTGACAGCTATATCTTGATCACTCATATGGGTTTGAATGTATGATGATTTACTCATTACCAGAACAATATATTATTGAAACAGATCGATCTTATTTTTACTTTGTAAATGATGCTGATCTTTATTATGATAGTAACAGCGGAGCTTGGTGTTCTTATGATCAGCAAACTCAGCAGTATGTCCCTTGTGGTGATCAGAATGACAAGGGATCTGGAAAGGCAGAAAATGAACCAAAGGTATCTGATGGTGCAAGTAACAGAAAGGTTGTGACATCTGCACCTGCTGCTACAATAACATCAAATGAGAAGACTGCGTCAttaccactgttagttaaaatgcgTTTAAAGCGCAGTTGCCGTTTGTAACCGTTTAAAACTCATTTTTCCGTATGCCTCTATTTACCATTTgaaatttgtgtgtgtgtgtgtgttttttttatattattcttcttcttggttttcTTTAGATGTTCATATTTTTAAGATGAGCACAATGATACTTTCATCTATCAACTATTGGGATAAATTGACTGTAATAACAAAAAAGGAAGCGGCAACCCTTTAACAATAATCTACCGATAAGCTTTAATAGAGAAAGCTTATTCCAAAATGGCTTGAATAAACAATTATTCCCAAATGTGTTCTTCGGAAGCTGCCAACAATGTAGCCATATATTTCCAAGTAGACAATGGAATTCTTAGAGCATTTACCATGGCTTTTATGCATGTGGAATTGTGGATACATTTGTTTCAGGTAGTGTCGATGAGGGTGATCTTGTTCATGAATCATGACCATTTCcagatttcttttttcttttttggcaaGCAAAGTGTACCCTTAGGTTGATTGAGGAAAAATCAAATCGGTTATAAATTGTataggtaataatctctcaaattacatgagtatactggatttttttttgttttattttaatactCGTGTTTTCGTCCATTTgacatttccttttttttattatactattcatcgtttttatttgtttaaaacccgtatcatacatttttgttatttttccagTTCCCATTTTAACTTAACAGTGGTCATTACCAGATGCTGTCTCAGCTGCTGCAACAGCAGCTCTTGCtgcagagaagaaagagaaggaaaaaaaatgaaaagagatgAGGTTGGCATCAAAGAGCAGTATTCTtgcaaacaagaaaaaaatgagtAAAGTTCTGGAAGCAAAGGAATAATGAATATATTCCTTATATTCAAATAATGAACGTTTATTTATGTAAACGTTCCCATGAGATGCAGGTCTGTGTATGTTTGGTTCCATGGTTAAAGCTGTAAGGAGCTAGAGGTGATTTGAAGCAGCTTGAACCAGGATCGGGCTTGACTGATTCAAACCAGAACTTTGAAGACATAAATTACCCCTCAACCATCACCAGAATTTATCAGAGACGCTACCGAATCAACCAATTAAAAAACAGTAATTCCCAAATTTAGaacaaattaacaaaaataccttcAATGGAGTCGATTCCTTCTTTGTTTTCCGCTATTCAGATATACATTTTCCTCTTAAAAGCCTTTATGATgggaattagaagaaaaaataaataaataaatttgtgcTTATTCGGAAAAAGAGTAATAACTACAACTAATAACAATATAAGATGGGGAAACATAAACAATCTTACCCTATTAGATAGATTCACCTATAAACTTCTATAGATAAAAAAATCGTGGGCAACAATCAAATCTGCCGTTCAAAAGAaagggtaaaagaaaaaaagaagagtgggAGGGAGAAAGActtttagggggaaaaaaaaaaggaaagaaagagtttTAATTGAAAAAAGGAAAGTGGACAAAATCGTGTGAgagtgagaggagagaaagagtttcaggaaaaaaaaaggaaNNNNNNNNNNNNNNNNNNNNNNNNNNNNNNNNNNNNNNNNNNNNNNNNNNNNNNNNNNNNNNNNNNNNNNNNNNNNNNNNNNNNNNNNNNNNNNNNNNNNNNNNNNNNNNNNNNNNNNNNNgagagagagagagagagagagagagagagagagagagagagagagagagagagaaaggaaagtggATAAAATCGTGTGagaatgagagggagagaaagagttttaagaaaaaaatggagagagagaaagagttttagtaaaaaaaggaaactggatgaaattaaaaaataatgaacaaaaagATTTGCCACTTTGTACTTTTATATAATACTAGTAAAATTTGCACGTGTGGCAAAACATATTTTTTAgtgtatattttttgttttttttttgttttttgtattttttttaaacaaaaattcatatttattgcaatttcacttattttaaatttatgaaCCAATTCATTGTATCAAGAGAAATGGTACCAAATTACTATCAATAAGGAGCATGAACATGCTGATAGGTAAACAAATGGTAAGAAGGAAAAATTGTCCAAAACTACTAGACATATGGTTGGCCctcaaaaactcaaaagtaaTAAAATCAATTGTAATCTTgtaatgaggtttagggatctgatatgaaacaaaatcaaaatatggAATGCATTCCTGTCTTTTAATTGAAGATCGTGTATCATTAGGAGAATGAAACAATTGGAGGAACTATGGTGCTTCACCCTTCGATATAGACCCgaagttgaaaattttcaatgagCCATTCAAACTCCAATGGATAGTTGCCAAGGCACAAGGCATGTCTTGATGCCAAAGGTGACCAGGTGCCTTATATGGCACTTGCTTTGGGAACTTCCACCTCACCTATGCTTACCTTGCTACCATGACGACTATGCTCCAATGTGATGTGCAAATTGTTATTAAATAAGCACATATGGTCCTTGATCTATTACCTCTTATTGTACTCAAATCCAGCTTTGGGGGTGATAGAGCTTGTAGAAAAACTTCTGTGGCATCATAATGATGGGGATGAAAGTATCATTTGGTGGCATAGGATCAAACAAACTTGTCCTTAATGTTTTGGTAATAGGAATTGGAACATTTAGGAAAATAAATCAAGTTCAGATCAACAGATGTCTAAGAGATTTCGGGTGGAAGTCATTTTTCTGCTTAATAATGGCACTCTATGAACCCATTGGAGATACTGTGAAATGGCTGCCACAATTCAATAAGAAATATTAAAATTGCAGCCTATGATCGATGTATTACCTATCTTGGATTAATTTTGGGTTCAAGGAATCAAGATGAATTCCGCCGAAAAGTTAGCTATTGTCAAGAAAAACTAAGGATATTACTAAAATTAAAAGTTCAATATGAAGTCCTAtgaaaagaagaggggaaatgtGAAATATTTTTCTCACCTTAATTATTGGCACTTGATGAATAAATACTTCCCCTCCTCCATGAAACCAAGTGATAGAAAATTATTAGCTAAGCTTCCTTGATCGTATTAAATGAAACTCAAAGGTAAAGTAAGAGAAGAcaataaaagaatgaaaatcgCTCAGTATCTCAATCAAAATATTCAAatcaaaatgaagaacaaaGCATTTGCAAGATTGAATCAATCAAAGATAATCATTGAGCACACAAATACTGATATTTGAATCAACTGGATGCAACGCTGAttcaaagagagaaaatagtggAAACAGATCAAACCAGGAAATAGAAAAATGGAGAGAACCCATAGAACTAACTTAGAAAAGCATGCATACTTTTTTAAAATAACTATTTCTTCCAGACTGTCATGCATAAGAGGTCTCGTTGGGGAGATCTAAGGAGGTTCTTATTgcaaaaggaaggagaaaaagatggaaagaaagtaGGTTTCCTATtagtaaaagaaggagagatgCATTGGAGATAGGGAATCTATATAGAAAGAAATGTTTTCTATTGGAGAGATATGAGAAAGATgtaaagaatgaaaagagagaataggTTTCCTATTGGTAAGGTGGGAGAGAGACGAATTAGAAAGAGTGAAATTGAtttagaaggagagaggagggggagaTAGGATAGAATCCAAGGAGTTTCTTATTGGTAAGAGAGTAAAGTGAGAGATAGAAGGGGAAATAAGAATAATAGGATATAATCTAAAGAGTTTCCTATTGGTAGAAGAGTTAATTATAGAAGAAAAcgaaagtggagagagagaaggggacgtgagagtgaaattgatttagaaggagagaggagggggagaTAGGATAAAATCCAAGAAGTTTCTTATTGGTAAGAGAGTAAAGTGATAGAGAGGGGGAAATAGGAATAATAGGATAGAATCGAAAGAGTGTTTCCTATTGATAAGAGAGTTAATTATGGGAGAAAAcgaaagtggagagagagaaggagacgTGAGAGTGAAATAGAGGAATATAGATCAGACCAGGAAGTAAAAAAACCGAAAACCCATAGAACAAACCTAGAAAAGCATGCATTCTTTTTTAAAATAACTATGATTATAAGAGGTTTTGGTGGGGAGATCTAAAAGATTTGCCACTTGTGTTTTagtataatagtatgatatatatatatatatatataggattttaaattaaaataaaaattaataattaaatataaaataatttgaaaaactAATGATATAATAATCACATaaagtaatgattataaaaatttctttttaaatttgaagtCAATTTGACTGTTGTATTCTTTTAAGGCTAAGCTTCCCTAAAGTAATTGGGTGCTCCCATCATACTGATTTCGTAGGACTCTACGGGTAAGGGAGGGGAAATTGAGTCTTCTCAAACCTTGGGGTCCTTGCTGCTCACAACTTTTCAGATGGGTAACTAGAAATTTGTACTTAAACAGTATTTGGGGCTGGGTGCTCGCATTTCATTTTACAGTGGGGGTGTATTTCACTTTTCTTCAAGTTTAGCCTAAGGAATActgcattttctttttttgggttttaggggGTAGGGAGGGATTGGGGTTGTTTGATATTTGAGCAAAGAAGTAGAAGGGGAAATGAACTCTCAGAGGAGCCGAACTCATATTATTCCATACAGCCACCATAAGGTAAGATACAACCAGAGGTGCTATTATATCTATATATCACTACTGATCACAAAACATTGAAGCTCCCACTTCCACTAATGGGGCTTAGCACTGCAACCTCAACATATTTATTCATCTTCTTCCATCTTCAAGCCATCAGCTCACCTCACCCTGCAAACATAACAAAAAACCCATTTGTCAGCTTTAAATTAGTAGTAACCCATTCCCAAATTCTCTAATTTAAGAGTTCTATGATTACCATTTTCCACCCAATTAAGCATCAATAATTCataagttagagagagagagagagagagagagggtataCGTGGAGCAGTCGATGGTGGGGCTGATCTTGTAGGGAAGGTTGACACCACATTTGCCAGGGAGACCACCAGCATAGGCGGCGTTGATGCCGGAAATGGTATTGTAGGCGTTTTTGAGGCAACCACAAGCGGTCTGACGGTCAGGAGTGGTTTTAACGGCGGCGTTGAGGGATTTCACAGCACTGCAGCAAGTCCCAGGCACCGCGCCACCAGTGCGAAGGTAAGTGAGGCATGGAGACAACTGGGACACCACCTGCCCACATGTGATGGCATCTACGGCATGAGGAGCTGCCACAACCATACAGGCCAGAACAAGGCACACAAGCTTCATAACACCGGAATTGTCCATAGCTAACACACTTGCTCAGCTCTAACCCACTCTTTTACTTTAGTCTTTAATCTTTGTAGGATGCAATGGAGAACTCCTCCATTGGTGTTTGTTTATATAGAGAAGGGTGTAGAGAGTGTGGGTTAAGGAGTAAGGAAGTATGGGTCTCCTAACGTCTGTCATAGGTGATGGTGTGTAGTTGGGCTAAGTAACCGAATGCTTTCAATGCTTGGTACGTGGTTTTGCGAAGTATAATCTCTAAAATTGGGAAGATGCAACTATCTTGTTTTAATTAACTTGTGTGGGTGAATTGCCTTTGTTAAGATTAAACAAACGTGTAGGCAAACAGGTCATTTTGAAAAGCTCGGCTCACCTAGACGTAGATATATGACTTACACCTGTTGAAAAAGGCTAGATCCTCTCACATGGGATTCCATTGTCAATGGATATCGTGTTATCAGCCAATGATTCATTAATTGTTTAGTTTTGGGGTTTGGATACCTTTTGAACAGTGGGATTCCATACAAAATGATAATTCATcgaaaaatatttggttgttgcCTGGTTGCAATCAAGTAGCAAGGCTCATGGTGGGATTCCATACAAAAGGGTAATTCATcgaaaaatatttggttgttgcCTGGTTGCAATCAAGTAGCAAGGGTCATGGTGGGATTCCATACAAAAGGGTAATTCATcgaaaaatatttggttgttgcCTGGCTGCAATCAAGTAGCAAGGGTCCTACTGATAAgccaataaaatgaaataattcattttctctttgCAATTACTTAGCTACAACCCTAGCAACAGCTAAATTTTGTCCTCCTCATCTCTCAACGTTGGGGGTTAATCCAGCCTAAGATGCCTACAACCAAATGTGTCAATCAACATGGTTTTAATTCAAGGCAAGAGACAGAAAAGAGAAACTACATagattcgattcgattttggtatgattttttatGTGTTCATAAACCATATGCTAAATATAATATGGAAAAAGGACAAAAATACCATTGAGTTATCCAGGAATTGGGTATGCTAGCGAATGTAGACCGTTGGATTAAATAGATTATATCAataccatagttagcaaattcggattcgggaattatttgggcggagaattattcagaataattcgattgattaatttaaagattcggtcaaaaaagcggtaaaaaaagcttattggtttttttttttttggcttttttttttaaatactgtttaagtggaccgaataattcggtttaatccggttcggtccgaattattcgcgttttatattcacttttgaaaaaatcgtgaattttaccgaattttatttttaattcggattcggtcagaatttttggtaaaattcgAAAAATtttggttcggccgaataattcgtgaattattcggccgaatatAACACTGATCAATACCGTTGGGTATTTGTTGTCTTACATAACCTACCCAGCCCCCGACGCTCTACCGTCACTCTTATTCTTCCTCACTATCTCCGGCAAAACAATGGGCGGCCGCTATATCATCTGTTTGGCCAAAACCAAGCAAGTGGACAATTGATTTAGAAGAACATGAAGATGATCTTCTCCAACATCAATTGCAACAATGGAAAGATGACATCGAAAGAAAGAACACCCATTTCGATTTCCCATCCCTCACAGCCGCAGCTGCTGCCTCCCCCaagtccaagaagaagaagaagaaagctcgaACTTTCTCACTTGTCGAATTCAATGTAGGGAAGTCGGTGGGGGCCGGAACCAGCAAAGCAGTGCAAAACCCCTGACTCACTACCGACGAGCTTCTCATTCTCCCCATTGGACCCTGGGAGCGCCTCGCAGAGGAGCTCACTACCGACAAGCTTCTCGTTCTCCCCACCGGACCCCGCGAGTGCACTGCATAGGAGCTCAAACATTCTCGCAATGGCTTCCATTCGTATGGCCTTAACGATAACGCATGCCGTAACAGGTATTCATCAATAAGAAAAATTGAATCCATCTACGTACAACATTAACGATATTGATTTGGGCTCCGTGATGTGGACGAGGAACTCCAGGTTGGGGGAGTGGAGCTCGACCTtgtctgcttctctttcttccatGATCAGCTTAAATTCCTTCCACATCCTAATTAGAAAATTccgaaaggaaaaataaaccaGCCGATATTCCGAAAATCCTCTTTCATCAACCATTAACCTAATTACCATCTCAAAATTCGCATAAACAAGAGCCCTATGCATCTAAAATGAAAGGGATCTccaattcaaaaataaataataagggTTTTAATTCTTGTACATCAACCGAGATCTTCTTAGATCTACCATCTCAAAAGGtacaaatgaaaaaacaaattgaaaattaacaaacaaaaaatggaaaatggtgGAATTGGGGTGGCAGtggtgtaataccctacttcttaaacccggtctaattacacagttgacccggtttaactatgcaggacccgaacagGAGAGAGtcagagcgggctccttatggactatgatggcaagggtgacctgaAACACCgattggcccgacaagtccgagccagtgccagaagagacgggagtacccaagccctgtacatgcacctaccataaggtcatgtacggataaagcaggtatcgtagccgtatattaaggtatattcgtatactacatcgtatgccaggggtggggttcgcgccgaggcccgaactctgtcaaaatcccaagttttggccctcaggtgggcggacaggtgggcgcacccacccacctgagtgacccatccatgtgaactatttagttatttgagaagtatatatatatatatagcatttatgattttcctttcttttcatttatgacactcgtacgttggtgaggatagtaaagaggagagagaaaagaaaaggaagaagaaaggaagagaaggaagaggaagaagagaaggatttcagcggcgccgaagcttgatcttcctattccggcgccggaagagtgattttcaactctag
This window encodes:
- the LOC122081378 gene encoding non-specific lipid-transfer protein 1-like, producing MDNSGVMKLVCLVLACMVVAAPHAVDAITCGQVVSQLSPCLTYLRTGGAVPGTCCSAVKSLNAAVKTTPDRQTACGCLKNAYNTISGINAAYAGGLPGKCGVNLPYKISPTIDCSTVR